AGGCGCAGCAGGTGCTTCAGCAGCGGGTTGATCATCGCCATATGAAACGGTTACTTTGAAATTCTCTCCGTCAACATTGATATTCATGGAAGTTGGCGCAAAATCGGCCGATGCGACAGGAGCCGAAGCAGCCGGTGCAGCTGATTCAGGCTTGGTGTTCACTCCACTGCCTTCCGCTTTGCGCTTCGCTAAATCTTCGTTAAACGCTTTTTTGGCTTCGCCTGATTTGTAGGCTCTGTATTGTTCGGGATGCATCGCCAGCTCGAGCAGTTCTTCGTCATCCTGGCCGTAATCCCACCCTTTTTCATCCATTTCCTTGCGGAAAGAATCGAGCGCATCCGGATACGGATCCTGAGGATGTCCGGTATAAAACTCTTTGCCCGCTTCTTTGGCAAGTTGTGCAAGTTCCGGAGCCAGTTCTCCGGGCAATTTTCCGGAGTACCCTAAAATCATGTCCCAGATGTTATCGGCAATCATCGACCAGCGTTCTTTGCCTTTCTCCATCTGCATTACATTCATCAGCGCTAAATTCTTCACATACTGACTAAAGGGCGTCACCAATGGCGGATATCCCAGTTTGGGCCAAATGTACTTCACTTCATCGAAAAGTTTGATGAGCAAATCGTCTTGCGAAAGTTGCGGTTGGTTGCGTTTTGCTTTCCATTTGTTCAGGCTCGCCAGGTTATTTTCCAGGTCAGCCATCAGACTTCCCATCATGCCGCCGGGAAGACCGGGACCAATCAACAGGGAGTTAATATAGCGGTTCCGAGGTGTAATGTAATACCCCAGAAAATCGTCGATAAAATCCTGTGTCAGGCTGCGCACCTTCATGTATTCCGTCATGTTGATATCCGGCACGTCAAAGCCGTCGTCCTTCAACATTTCGTGAACAGAAAGCAGGTCGGCGTGCCCTGTTCCCCACGAAAGTGGTTCCATACCTACGTCGATAATGTCTGCTCCGGCGCGAGCTACTTCCAGAATGGAAGCCATGGTGAACCCCGGTGTAGTATGTCCGTGGTATTCGATTATAATTTCGGGGTGTTTTTCTTTGATGCCAGCAGTAATTTTCCCCAACCATGCCGGACGTCCAACTCCTGCCATGTCCTTCAGACAGATTTCGTCGGCTCCTGCCTGAATTAAATCATCCGCCAGGTTGACGTAGTAGTCCACCGTATGAACATCGGAGTAAGTAAGCGAAAGTGCTGCTTGAGCGATCATTCCGCCTTCTTTGGCATATTTAATGGAATCTTTAATGTTACGTGGATCATTCAATCCACAAAATGAGCGGGCAATATCGGTTCCCTGTTTTTTCTTCACCTTAAACATCAGACGACGCACATCAGCCGGGACGGGGCTCATTCGGATGCCGTTCAGGGCACGCTCGAGCATATGGGTTTGGATTCCTGCATCGTTGAAAGGCTGTGTCCACTCACGGACTGATTTATTAGGATTTTCACCGAAAAGGAGATTGATTTGCTCAAACCCACCACCGTTGGTCTCTACTCGTGCAAAACATCCCATATTGACGATATGCGGAGCTACTTTCATCAACTGATCCACCCGGGGAACATATTTCCCCGACGACTGCCACATATCACGGTACAACAGTGAAAATTTGATTTTTCGCTTCATAATTAAATTCTTTTTGCCGAATCGGCACAGTTGTTTTTATTGTTTTAAAGGTTTATTGGCTTGGGCTGGCGGGGGCGCCAGTCAAGTCAAAGTTTTTCGATATTGGTAATTTTTCCTTTGCCCCGGGTGGCCATGTTCACTGCGGCAGTGATGGCTGCCAGCTTCTTTCTACTGATTCCTTCGCCCGTATTGGATGATAAGATCTTCTCAGCTTCCGGAAAATACCTATTAACCAAGCGGATAATTACATTCCCAAAAACTACGACGAGGAAAAGAATCAGAAAAACAGTGATCATACCGACTCCAAGAAGCTTAAATGCCAACGCATATTCACCACTCATAATCTAGATATTTAATGTTTTACATTTTTATATAAAAATTTTCCCACGAAGGCCAATTTTAGTGATTAAAACATTCAAAATGAAACTAAATAGTGGCACCAAAATTCACTTTTCGTTCAAACAAAAAAAGGTCCTTCCGAATCGGAAGGACCTTTAATATTCTGTATCAATTAATCAGTTATGCTTCACCTTTGGGACCGAAATTCATCGGTATGCCCGGCTCATGACCATCAGCGATATTCTTGATGGGCCCATGAAGCGACTCATACTTCTGAATATTATCCTGCAAAGCCTTCATCAGCCTTTTGGCGTGCTCGGGGGTAAGAATTACCCTCGATTTAACCTTGGCCTTGGGAAGTCCCGGCATTACCCGGATAAAATCCACAATAAACTCGGTAGGCGAATGAGTAATGATGGCCAGATTGGAAAATGTTCCCTGGCCTACTTCATCACTCAATTCGATGTTCAACTGATTTTGTTGATTTTTATCTTCATTCATGGTAATACACTTTATTCAGCATCTACATTTTCGGATGCCTTGATGTCTACCAAACGATCGTACTCCTCACGTGAGCCAACTACCAGGTTGCGATATTCGCGCTTACCGGTACCGGCCGGGATGAGGTGTCCGCAGATGACGTTCTCTTTCAAACCTTCGAGGTAATCGACCTTACCGTTGATAGCGGCTTCGTTCAATACCTTAGTAGTTTCCTGGAACGACGCAGCCGACATCCACGACTTGGTTTGCAGTGCCGCACGGGTAATTCCCTGGAGTACCTGGTTTGATGTAGCCGGTACAGCCGGACGTGCTTCCACAATCTTTTTGTCGCGACGTTTCAGCTGCGAGTTTTCATCGCGCAAACGACGGGCAGTGATAATCTGTCCCGGACGCAGCGTTTCGGAATCTCCCGGATCGTTTACAACCATTTTGTCGTAAATCCAGTCATTCTCCTGATTGAACTCGCTCTTGTCGACAATCTGTTTTTCGAGGAAGCGGGTATCTCCCGGATCATCGATATCAACTTTGCGCATCATCTGACGAACGATTACTTCAAAGTGCTTATCGTTGATCTTCACACCCTGCATACGATATACGTCCTGTACTTCGTTCACGATGTACTCCTGAACTTCGGTCGGGCCTTTAATTCTCAGGATGTCTGCCGGCGTAGTTGCACCATCGGAAAGCGGTGTACCTGCACGAACGTAGTCGTTCTCCTGAACCAAAATCTGACGAGACAGCGGAACCAGGTATTTCTTCACATCGCCTACACGGGAAGTGATGATAATCTCGCGGTTACCACGCTTGATTTTACCCAGTGATACTTCACCATCGATTTCGGATACAACGGCAGGATTCGAAGGATTACGTGCCTCGAACAGCTCGGTTACCCTCGGCAGACCACCGGTAATATCGCCCGCTTTACCAGAAGCACGCGGAATCTTCATCAATACATCACCTGCCTTCACGGTAGCTCCTTCGTCAACACTCAAGTGACCGCCTACCGGGAGGTTGTACGAACGCAACACCTCGCCATTCTCATCGAGAATACGCAGGGTCGGGTTCTTGGTTTTATCACGGGTTTCAACGATTACTTTCTCCTTATATCCGGTCTGCTCATCGGATTCTTCACGATAGGTAATTCCATCAATCAAATCCTGGTACGAAACACGTCCTTTGAATTCGGTAATAATTACACCGTTATACGGGTCCCACTCACAAAGCTTGCTATCCTTGGTAATGGGCTCGCCTTCCTTAACGTAGAGTTTAGAACCGTAAGGCAGTGCGTGAGTCGACAACGGAATACCCGTATTCTTGTCAACAATCTTCAACTCGGCCAAACGGCTAACAACGATATCCATGTCGTCACCGGCATCATCGGTCCATTCAACCGAACGTAGCTCTTCGAACTGTGCAATACCATCGTAACGGGCCACAACAGTAGACTGTGACGAGACGTTACCGGCAATACCCCCCACGTGGAAGGTACGCAGTGTCAGCTGAGTACCCGGCTCTCCAATCGACTGGGCAGCAATTACACCAACCGACTCACCTGCAGAAACCATGTTACCTGTAGCCAGGTTACGGCCATAACATTTGGCACAAACACCCACTTCAGATTCACAGGTCAGTACCGAACGAATTTCAACACGCTCGATAGGTGACTCGTCGATGACTTTCCCGATCTCTTCTGTAATTTCCTCTCCCGAACGGATAATAAGTTTTCCGGTCATCGGGTGGTAAATATCATGAACAGTGGTACGCCCCAAAATACGTTCATACAGCGATGCAACAACTTCTTCGTTGTTTTTGATAGCGCTGGCTACCAATCCACGCAATGTACCACAATCACTTTCTGAAATAATCACATCCTGCGCAACGTCAACCAAACGACGGGTCAAATAACCAGCATCGGCAGTTTTCAGTGCGGTATCGGCCAAACCTTTACGAGCACCGTGAGTAGAAATAAAGTACTCCAGTACCGAAAGTCCTTCCTTGAAGTTGGCCAAAATCGGGTTCTCAATAATCTGAGCACCGGTTGAACCAGACTTCTGAGGTTTCGCCATCAATCCACGCATACCGCACAGCTGACGAATCTGCTCTTTCGAACCACGGGCTCCCGAGTCAAGCATCATGTAAATCGAGTTGAATCCCTGCTTATCGCTGCTCAACGTCTGCATTACATTCTGGGTCAACTTGGCGTTAACGTGTGTCCAGATATCAATTACCTGGTTGTAGCGCTCGTTGTTGGTAATGAAACCCATGTTGTAGTTGGCCATCACCTCTTCAACTTCGGCATAACCTTCGGCAACCATTTCTGATTTTTCATCAGGAATGATAACGTCGTCGAGGTTAAATGACAGACCACCACGGTATGCCATCTTATAACCGGTGTTCTTGATATCATCGAGGAACTGAGCGGTAACAGCATTGCTGGTGCGTTTCAGAATTAACGAAATAATTTCTCGCAATGCCTTTTTGGTCAATAACTTGTTGATATAACCGGCTTCTTTCGGCACAAGCTCATTAAAGATGATTCGACCAACAGTCGTTTCAATCATCTGCTCTGTCAGCTCACCGTTCTCATCCAGATCAAGTACTTTACAGTTGACAATTGCATGTATCTCAGCTTTGCCTTCGTTGTGTGCAATAATTGCTTCTTCCGGAGAGTAGAAAGTCAAGCCTTCGCCCCGGGCACCTTTCCGCGGTTTGGTCATGTAGTACAGACCCAACACCATATCCTGAGAAGGAACGGTAATAGGAGCACCATTGGCCGGGTTCAGCAGGTTGTGCGATGACAACATCAGCAACTGAGCCTCCAAAATGGCGGCATTACCCAACGGAAGGTGAACAGCCATCTGGTCACCGTCGAAGTCGGCGTTAAAACCGGTACATACCAACGGGTGCAGACGGATAGCTTTACCTTCGACCAGTACCGGCTGGAATGCCTGGATAGAGAGTCGGTGAAGCGTAGGAGCACGGTTCAGCATAACCGGATGTCCTTTCATCACGTTCTCCAGAATATCCCAGATAACCGGGTCTTTCCGGTCGACAATTTTCTTCGCTGATTTAACGGTCTTTACAATACCGCGCTCAATCAATTTACGAATGATGAACGGTTTGTAAAGCTCGGCAGCCATATCCTTCGGAATACCACATTCGTGGATACGAAGCGTTGGTCCAACCACAATTACCGAACGGGCTGAATAGTCGACACGTTTACCCAGCAAGTTCTGACGGAAACGTCCCTGCTTACCTTTCAGCGAGTCGGACAGTGATTTCAGTGCACGGTTGTTATCCGTTTTCACTGCATTGGACTTACGGCTATTATCGAAGAGTGAA
This Prolixibacter sp. NT017 DNA region includes the following protein-coding sequences:
- a CDS encoding DUF3467 domain-containing protein, whose product is MNEDKNQQNQLNIELSDEVGQGTFSNLAIITHSPTEFIVDFIRVMPGLPKAKVKSRVILTPEHAKRLMKALQDNIQKYESLHGPIKNIADGHEPGIPMNFGPKGEA
- the rpoC gene encoding DNA-directed RNA polymerase subunit beta', translating into MAFRRDNKVKSNFSKITISLASPEEILERSHGEVLKPETINYRTYKPERDGLFCERIFGPVKDYECHCGKYKRIRYRGIVCDRCGVEVTEKKVRRERMGHISLVVPVAHIWYFKSLPNKIGYLLGLPTKKLDSIIYYERYVVINAGIKRNDGVKYLDFLTEEEYLDIIETLPKENQMLDDDHPDKFIADMGAEGLYRLLERLDLDEMSYDLRHKANTETSQQRKNEALKRLQVVEAFRASKGRNRPEWMIVKVVPVIPPDLRPLVPLDGGRFATSDLNDLYRRVIIRNNRLKRLIEIKAPEVILRNEKRMLQEAVDSLFDNSRKSNAVKTDNNRALKSLSDSLKGKQGRFRQNLLGKRVDYSARSVIVVGPTLRIHECGIPKDMAAELYKPFIIRKLIERGIVKTVKSAKKIVDRKDPVIWDILENVMKGHPVMLNRAPTLHRLSIQAFQPVLVEGKAIRLHPLVCTGFNADFDGDQMAVHLPLGNAAILEAQLLMLSSHNLLNPANGAPITVPSQDMVLGLYYMTKPRKGARGEGLTFYSPEEAIIAHNEGKAEIHAIVNCKVLDLDENGELTEQMIETTVGRIIFNELVPKEAGYINKLLTKKALREIISLILKRTSNAVTAQFLDDIKNTGYKMAYRGGLSFNLDDVIIPDEKSEMVAEGYAEVEEVMANYNMGFITNNERYNQVIDIWTHVNAKLTQNVMQTLSSDKQGFNSIYMMLDSGARGSKEQIRQLCGMRGLMAKPQKSGSTGAQIIENPILANFKEGLSVLEYFISTHGARKGLADTALKTADAGYLTRRLVDVAQDVIISESDCGTLRGLVASAIKNNEEVVASLYERILGRTTVHDIYHPMTGKLIIRSGEEITEEIGKVIDESPIERVEIRSVLTCESEVGVCAKCYGRNLATGNMVSAGESVGVIAAQSIGEPGTQLTLRTFHVGGIAGNVSSQSTVVARYDGIAQFEELRSVEWTDDAGDDMDIVVSRLAELKIVDKNTGIPLSTHALPYGSKLYVKEGEPITKDSKLCEWDPYNGVIITEFKGRVSYQDLIDGITYREESDEQTGYKEKVIVETRDKTKNPTLRILDENGEVLRSYNLPVGGHLSVDEGATVKAGDVLMKIPRASGKAGDITGGLPRVTELFEARNPSNPAVVSEIDGEVSLGKIKRGNREIIITSRVGDVKKYLVPLSRQILVQENDYVRAGTPLSDGATTPADILRIKGPTEVQEYIVNEVQDVYRMQGVKINDKHFEVIVRQMMRKVDIDDPGDTRFLEKQIVDKSEFNQENDWIYDKMVVNDPGDSETLRPGQIITARRLRDENSQLKRRDKKIVEARPAVPATSNQVLQGITRAALQTKSWMSAASFQETTKVLNEAAINGKVDYLEGLKENVICGHLIPAGTGKREYRNLVVGSREEYDRLVDIKASENVDAE
- a CDS encoding OadG family protein, coding for MSGEYALAFKLLGVGMITVFLILFLVVVFGNVIIRLVNRYFPEAEKILSSNTGEGISRKKLAAITAAVNMATRGKGKITNIEKL
- a CDS encoding biotin/lipoyl-containing protein, with the protein product MKRKIKFSLLYRDMWQSSGKYVPRVDQLMKVAPHIVNMGCFARVETNGGGFEQINLLFGENPNKSVREWTQPFNDAGIQTHMLERALNGIRMSPVPADVRRLMFKVKKKQGTDIARSFCGLNDPRNIKDSIKYAKEGGMIAQAALSLTYSDVHTVDYYVNLADDLIQAGADEICLKDMAGVGRPAWLGKITAGIKEKHPEIIIEYHGHTTPGFTMASILEVARAGADIIDVGMEPLSWGTGHADLLSVHEMLKDDGFDVPDINMTEYMKVRSLTQDFIDDFLGYYITPRNRYINSLLIGPGLPGGMMGSLMADLENNLASLNKWKAKRNQPQLSQDDLLIKLFDEVKYIWPKLGYPPLVTPFSQYVKNLALMNVMQMEKGKERWSMIADNIWDMILGYSGKLPGELAPELAQLAKEAGKEFYTGHPQDPYPDALDSFRKEMDEKGWDYGQDDEELLELAMHPEQYRAYKSGEAKKAFNEDLAKRKAEGSGVNTKPESAAPAASAPVASADFAPTSMNINVDGENFKVTVSYGDDQPAAEAPAAPAGTSSQPALKPAVDGKVREILAPLEGKFYLTKDSSETGIKVGDTISAGDLVGYVEAMKTYNAIKADAGGQVVELVQNSGSDVEEDDVLVRIK